AGTTCGTTTTTAATAACGGATGATTCTATGCGCAAAAACAGTTTTCGCTCGCGGATGAAAATCTCTTTGGTGCGGTTAGCCACAGCTTTGCCTACCAGATCTGGCCAGCCGGCAATTACATTTGTTTCATCAAACCGGCGTTTGATTTTGTAGACCTGAAACATTTGCTCTATCGCTTCTTTCAGCGTTTTATCGTTTGGCTTACGCATTTACTAGTCCTCCTTCT
This region of Mucilaginibacter yixingensis genomic DNA includes:
- a CDS encoding DUF721 domain-containing protein, coding for MRKPNDKTLKEAIEQMFQVYKIKRRFDETNVIAGWPDLVGKAVANRTKEIFIRERKLFLRIESSVIKNELMLMRNQIIQKINSEAQSELIVEIIFL